A part of Diceros bicornis minor isolate mBicDic1 chromosome 32, mDicBic1.mat.cur, whole genome shotgun sequence genomic DNA contains:
- the TAF1C gene encoding TATA box-binding protein-associated factor RNA polymerase I subunit C isoform X2, which produces MDFPGSLRPTLFRTGLLGLSNVPDMSFMCSWRDALTLPESLPQNSENGAPHMAKGLLWEPETPGPLPLLPPGPDPWHPGLTAQDLLFRGGHPFRRQPRVVLDVTEQLSRFLWDHGDIAFAPLGKLMLENFKLEGARSRSKKKTVVSVKRLLQDLGGHQPWGCPWACLSHRQRRFSILGGPILGKSVANLLGELLYEELVMRWQQLLLDDAFTGGALAWVPGRTPRVGQLVYPAGGTLDKLYFQEVSLTPAGDPWVLGDPGHIRLRGPVRQVVTRTVQGESLLAVRSDYHCALWKVSKQGRPAPLQVLQVEKGATGISLSPHLPRELAVCSRSGAICLWTPQDGLRRVYKDPETLVFRDPSPWRWADFTAHPRVLTVGDRTGVKIIDTQGPPGCGLLLFRGGAEASCQKGERVLLTQYLGEGSPESLHSTLHLICTQFSLYLVDERLPLVPMLKWNHGLPSAPLLARLLPPPCPGCPRPLLLGGQGGQLQLLHITGEEASTPRLAGPPQSLPSRSDSLSAFPLLEPKSQWRLQERLKAPTIGLAAAIQPCASKPVLSLFQLSAAGDVFHQCLHLQADPGPPGDPGPDSCAPTASWTPQATACCSRWLKALLEVPPAPPVWAAPTFSHRHLLACVEQRKVEGKVPEGLRAAMAQGRLLQQRDLVSLPTAEPPPAPEPGPEDELSERLEAAWEGRAAAWWERQQGRSSGPGKQPKRHKRRTQLSSTFSSLSGRLELSDATSPPHSPDSEARPRPPVTPPSQELTQEHWAQGVPSERQQTLRDYMAKLPLREDAPGGASVPPSQTSSLRATPSRQRTLRDCAAKLPLQRDTPEGASVPSSQTSSLRATPSRQQTPILSGSQPHRKKPRMGF; this is translated from the exons ATGGACTTCCCCGGCTCCCTCCGCCCCACGTTGTTTAGGACCGGCCTCCTTGGTCTGAGCAATGTCCCTGACATGTCCTTCATGTGCAGCTGGAGAGACGCACTGACCCTGCCAGAGTCCCTGCCCCAGAACTCTGAG AATGGGGCGCCGCACATGGCCAAAGGCCTGCTCTGGGAGCCGGAGacccctgggccccttcccttgCTGCCTCCTGGTCCCG ATCCCTGGCACCCGGGTCTGACTGCCCAGGACCTGCTTTTCCGGGGAGGTCACCCGTTCCGCAGACAGCCCCGAGTTGTGCTGGATGTTACTGAACAG CTCAGCCGGTTCCTGTGGGACCATGGGGACATAGCCTTTGCACCCCTGGGGAAGCTGATGCTGGAGAATTTCAAACTGGAGGGAGCACGA AGCCGCTCTAAGAAGAAGACAGTGGTCAGTGTGAAGAGGCTACTCCAGGACCTCGGTGGACACCAGCCCTGGGG GTGTCCCTGGGCTTGCCTCAGCCACCGGCAGCGGCGGTTCTCCATCCTCGGGGGCCCGATCCTGGGCAAGTCAGTGGCGAACCTCCTGGGGGAGCTGCTGTACGAGGAGCTGGTGATGCGGTGGCAGCAGCTGCTCCTGGACGATGCTTTCACTGGGGGCGCGTTGGCCTGGGTGCCTGGAAGGACGCCCCGGGTGGGGCAGCTGGTCTACCCTGCGGGAGGCACCCTGGACAAGCTGT ATTTCCAAGAGGTCAGTCTGACCCCAGCTGGTGACCCCTGGGTCCTCGGGGACCCTGGCCACATCCGGCTCCGAGGACCTGTCCGGCAAGTGGTGACCCGCACTGTGCAGGGAGAAT ctctgctagCCGTCCGCTCTGACTACCACTGTGCCCTGTGGAAGGTCAGTAAGCAGGGGCGGCCGGCCCCTCTCCAGGTGCTGCAGGTCGAGAAGGGGGCCACAGGGATCAGCCTCAG CCCTCACCTGCCCAGGGAGCTGGCCGTCTGCAGCCGTTCGGGAGCCATCTGTCTGTGGACCCCCCAGGATGG GCTGCGGCGAGTCTACAAGGACCCTGAGACCCTTGTGTTCCgggacccctctccctggcgcTGGGCAGACTTCACTGCCCACCCTCGGGTGCTGACTGTGGGTGACCGCACTGGAGTGAAAATTATCGACACTCAG GGCCCGCCGGGCTGCGGTCTGCTGCTTTTTCGTGGAGGGGCGGAGGCATCATGCCAGAAAGGGGAACGTGTCCTGCTGACCCAGTACCTGGGAGAGGGCAGCCCCGAGTCTCTGCATTCCACGCTCCATCTCATCTGTACCCAG TTCTCGCTCTACCTGGTGGATGAGCGCCTCCCCTTGGTGCCGATGCTGAAATGGAACCACGGCCTTCCGTCTGCTCCCCTTCTGGCCCGGCTGCTGCCTCCACCCTGCCCCGGTTGCCCGCGGCCGCTGCTCCTGGGAGGCCAGGGCGGGCAGCTGCAACTGCTGCACATCACAG GAGAGGAGGCCTCCACACCCCGGCTGGCAGGGCCCCCCCAGTCTCTCCCTTCCAGGAGCGATTCCCTCTCTGCATTCCCCCTGCTGGAGCCCAAGAGTCAGTGGCGGCTGCAAGAGCGTCTGAAAGCGCCAACCATAG GTCTGGCTGCCGCCATCCAGCCCTGTGCCTCCAAGCCAGTTCTGTCGCTCTTCCAACTCTCGGCGGCTGGAGATGTCTTCCACCAGTGCCTCCACCTCCAGGCAGACCCTGGGCCCCCCGGTGACCCTGGCCCCGACTCCTGTGCCCCCACAGCTTCCTGGACCCCCCAGGCCACTGCCTGCTGCAGCCGGTGGCTTAAGGCCTTGCTGGAGGTGCCCCCCGCTCCCCCTGTGTGGGCTGCACCCACCTTTTCCCACCGCCATCTGCTGGCCTGTGTGGAGCAGAGAAAGGTTGAGGGGAAAGTTCCAGAGGGTCTCCGGGCAGCCATGGCCCAAGGGCGGCTCCTGCAGCAGAGGGACCTGGTCTCGCTCCCCACGGCAgagccgccccccgcccccgagcCAGGCCCTGAGGACGAGCTCAGTGAGCGCCTGGAGGCAGCCTGGGAAGGCCGGGCGgctgcctggtgggagaggcaGCAGGGCAGGAGCTCGGGGCCCGGGAAACAGCCCAAGCGGCACAAGCGCCGTACACAGCTGTCCAGCACCTTCTCCTCGCTCAGCGGCCGCCTGGAGCTCTCGGACGCCACCAGCCCTCCTCACAGCCCAGACTCTGAGGCCAGGCCTCGGCCTCCGGTGACCCCGCCCTCCCAGGAGCTGACCCAGGAGCACTGGGCCCAGGGTGTCCCCTCCGAGCGGCAGCAGACCCTCCGGGACTATATGGCCAAGCTGCCACTCCGAGAGGACGCCCCAGGAGGTGCCTCTGTGCCCCCCTCCCAGACCTCCAGCCTCCGGGCCACCCCCTCCAGGCAGCGGACCCTCCGGGACTGCGCTGCCAAGCTGCCACTCCAAAGGGACACCCCGGAAGGTGCCTCTGTGCCCTCTTCCCAGACCTCCAGCCTCCGGGCCACTCCCTCCAGGCAGCAGACGCCCATCCTCTCTGGCTCTCAGCCGCACCGAAAGAAACCCCGCATGGGCTTCTGA
- the TAF1C gene encoding TATA box-binding protein-associated factor RNA polymerase I subunit C isoform X3, with amino-acid sequence MDFPGSLRPTLFRTGLLGLSNVPDMSFMCSWRDALTLPESLPQNSELSRFLWDHGDIAFAPLGKLMLENFKLEGARSRSKKKTVVSVKRLLQDLGGHQPWGQVAKLQLHYLRRKGTLSSWTTGMVASRCPWACLSHRQRRFSILGGPILGKSVANLLGELLYEELVMRWQQLLLDDAFTGGALAWVPGRTPRVGQLVYPAGGTLDKLYFQEVSLTPAGDPWVLGDPGHIRLRGPVRQVVTRTVQGESLLAVRSDYHCALWKVSKQGRPAPLQVLQVEKGATGISLSPHLPRELAVCSRSGAICLWTPQDGLRRVYKDPETLVFRDPSPWRWADFTAHPRVLTVGDRTGVKIIDTQGPPGCGLLLFRGGAEASCQKGERVLLTQYLGEGSPESLHSTLHLICTQFSLYLVDERLPLVPMLKWNHGLPSAPLLARLLPPPCPGCPRPLLLGGQGGQLQLLHITGEEASTPRLAGPPQSLPSRSDSLSAFPLLEPKSQWRLQERLKAPTIGLAAAIQPCASKPVLSLFQLSAAGDVFHQCLHLQADPGPPGDPGPDSCAPTASWTPQATACCSRWLKALLEVPPAPPVWAAPTFSHRHLLACVEQRKVEGKVPEGLRAAMAQGRLLQQRDLVSLPTAEPPPAPEPGPEDELSERLEAAWEGRAAAWWERQQGRSSGPGKQPKRHKRRTQLSSTFSSLSGRLELSDATSPPHSPDSEARPRPPVTPPSQELTQEHWAQGVPSERQQTLRDYMAKLPLREDAPGGASVPPSQTSSLRATPSRQRTLRDCAAKLPLQRDTPEGASVPSSQTSSLRATPSRQQTPILSGSQPHRKKPRMGF; translated from the exons ATGGACTTCCCCGGCTCCCTCCGCCCCACGTTGTTTAGGACCGGCCTCCTTGGTCTGAGCAATGTCCCTGACATGTCCTTCATGTGCAGCTGGAGAGACGCACTGACCCTGCCAGAGTCCCTGCCCCAGAACTCTGAG CTCAGCCGGTTCCTGTGGGACCATGGGGACATAGCCTTTGCACCCCTGGGGAAGCTGATGCTGGAGAATTTCAAACTGGAGGGAGCACGA AGCCGCTCTAAGAAGAAGACAGTGGTCAGTGTGAAGAGGCTACTCCAGGACCTCGGTGGACACCAGCCCTGGGGGCAAGTGGCTA AACTCCAACTCCACTACCTAAGAAGAAAAGGGACTTTAAGTTCATGGACTACAGGCATGGTTGCATCCAG GTGTCCCTGGGCTTGCCTCAGCCACCGGCAGCGGCGGTTCTCCATCCTCGGGGGCCCGATCCTGGGCAAGTCAGTGGCGAACCTCCTGGGGGAGCTGCTGTACGAGGAGCTGGTGATGCGGTGGCAGCAGCTGCTCCTGGACGATGCTTTCACTGGGGGCGCGTTGGCCTGGGTGCCTGGAAGGACGCCCCGGGTGGGGCAGCTGGTCTACCCTGCGGGAGGCACCCTGGACAAGCTGT ATTTCCAAGAGGTCAGTCTGACCCCAGCTGGTGACCCCTGGGTCCTCGGGGACCCTGGCCACATCCGGCTCCGAGGACCTGTCCGGCAAGTGGTGACCCGCACTGTGCAGGGAGAAT ctctgctagCCGTCCGCTCTGACTACCACTGTGCCCTGTGGAAGGTCAGTAAGCAGGGGCGGCCGGCCCCTCTCCAGGTGCTGCAGGTCGAGAAGGGGGCCACAGGGATCAGCCTCAG CCCTCACCTGCCCAGGGAGCTGGCCGTCTGCAGCCGTTCGGGAGCCATCTGTCTGTGGACCCCCCAGGATGG GCTGCGGCGAGTCTACAAGGACCCTGAGACCCTTGTGTTCCgggacccctctccctggcgcTGGGCAGACTTCACTGCCCACCCTCGGGTGCTGACTGTGGGTGACCGCACTGGAGTGAAAATTATCGACACTCAG GGCCCGCCGGGCTGCGGTCTGCTGCTTTTTCGTGGAGGGGCGGAGGCATCATGCCAGAAAGGGGAACGTGTCCTGCTGACCCAGTACCTGGGAGAGGGCAGCCCCGAGTCTCTGCATTCCACGCTCCATCTCATCTGTACCCAG TTCTCGCTCTACCTGGTGGATGAGCGCCTCCCCTTGGTGCCGATGCTGAAATGGAACCACGGCCTTCCGTCTGCTCCCCTTCTGGCCCGGCTGCTGCCTCCACCCTGCCCCGGTTGCCCGCGGCCGCTGCTCCTGGGAGGCCAGGGCGGGCAGCTGCAACTGCTGCACATCACAG GAGAGGAGGCCTCCACACCCCGGCTGGCAGGGCCCCCCCAGTCTCTCCCTTCCAGGAGCGATTCCCTCTCTGCATTCCCCCTGCTGGAGCCCAAGAGTCAGTGGCGGCTGCAAGAGCGTCTGAAAGCGCCAACCATAG GTCTGGCTGCCGCCATCCAGCCCTGTGCCTCCAAGCCAGTTCTGTCGCTCTTCCAACTCTCGGCGGCTGGAGATGTCTTCCACCAGTGCCTCCACCTCCAGGCAGACCCTGGGCCCCCCGGTGACCCTGGCCCCGACTCCTGTGCCCCCACAGCTTCCTGGACCCCCCAGGCCACTGCCTGCTGCAGCCGGTGGCTTAAGGCCTTGCTGGAGGTGCCCCCCGCTCCCCCTGTGTGGGCTGCACCCACCTTTTCCCACCGCCATCTGCTGGCCTGTGTGGAGCAGAGAAAGGTTGAGGGGAAAGTTCCAGAGGGTCTCCGGGCAGCCATGGCCCAAGGGCGGCTCCTGCAGCAGAGGGACCTGGTCTCGCTCCCCACGGCAgagccgccccccgcccccgagcCAGGCCCTGAGGACGAGCTCAGTGAGCGCCTGGAGGCAGCCTGGGAAGGCCGGGCGgctgcctggtgggagaggcaGCAGGGCAGGAGCTCGGGGCCCGGGAAACAGCCCAAGCGGCACAAGCGCCGTACACAGCTGTCCAGCACCTTCTCCTCGCTCAGCGGCCGCCTGGAGCTCTCGGACGCCACCAGCCCTCCTCACAGCCCAGACTCTGAGGCCAGGCCTCGGCCTCCGGTGACCCCGCCCTCCCAGGAGCTGACCCAGGAGCACTGGGCCCAGGGTGTCCCCTCCGAGCGGCAGCAGACCCTCCGGGACTATATGGCCAAGCTGCCACTCCGAGAGGACGCCCCAGGAGGTGCCTCTGTGCCCCCCTCCCAGACCTCCAGCCTCCGGGCCACCCCCTCCAGGCAGCGGACCCTCCGGGACTGCGCTGCCAAGCTGCCACTCCAAAGGGACACCCCGGAAGGTGCCTCTGTGCCCTCTTCCCAGACCTCCAGCCTCCGGGCCACTCCCTCCAGGCAGCAGACGCCCATCCTCTCTGGCTCTCAGCCGCACCGAAAGAAACCCCGCATGGGCTTCTGA
- the TAF1C gene encoding TATA box-binding protein-associated factor RNA polymerase I subunit C isoform X1 — MDFPGSLRPTLFRTGLLGLSNVPDMSFMCSWRDALTLPESLPQNSENGAPHMAKGLLWEPETPGPLPLLPPGPDPWHPGLTAQDLLFRGGHPFRRQPRVVLDVTEQLSRFLWDHGDIAFAPLGKLMLENFKLEGARSRSKKKTVVSVKRLLQDLGGHQPWGQVAKLQLHYLRRKGTLSSWTTGMVASRCPWACLSHRQRRFSILGGPILGKSVANLLGELLYEELVMRWQQLLLDDAFTGGALAWVPGRTPRVGQLVYPAGGTLDKLYFQEVSLTPAGDPWVLGDPGHIRLRGPVRQVVTRTVQGESLLAVRSDYHCALWKVSKQGRPAPLQVLQVEKGATGISLSPHLPRELAVCSRSGAICLWTPQDGLRRVYKDPETLVFRDPSPWRWADFTAHPRVLTVGDRTGVKIIDTQGPPGCGLLLFRGGAEASCQKGERVLLTQYLGEGSPESLHSTLHLICTQFSLYLVDERLPLVPMLKWNHGLPSAPLLARLLPPPCPGCPRPLLLGGQGGQLQLLHITGEEASTPRLAGPPQSLPSRSDSLSAFPLLEPKSQWRLQERLKAPTIGLAAAIQPCASKPVLSLFQLSAAGDVFHQCLHLQADPGPPGDPGPDSCAPTASWTPQATACCSRWLKALLEVPPAPPVWAAPTFSHRHLLACVEQRKVEGKVPEGLRAAMAQGRLLQQRDLVSLPTAEPPPAPEPGPEDELSERLEAAWEGRAAAWWERQQGRSSGPGKQPKRHKRRTQLSSTFSSLSGRLELSDATSPPHSPDSEARPRPPVTPPSQELTQEHWAQGVPSERQQTLRDYMAKLPLREDAPGGASVPPSQTSSLRATPSRQRTLRDCAAKLPLQRDTPEGASVPSSQTSSLRATPSRQQTPILSGSQPHRKKPRMGF; from the exons ATGGACTTCCCCGGCTCCCTCCGCCCCACGTTGTTTAGGACCGGCCTCCTTGGTCTGAGCAATGTCCCTGACATGTCCTTCATGTGCAGCTGGAGAGACGCACTGACCCTGCCAGAGTCCCTGCCCCAGAACTCTGAG AATGGGGCGCCGCACATGGCCAAAGGCCTGCTCTGGGAGCCGGAGacccctgggccccttcccttgCTGCCTCCTGGTCCCG ATCCCTGGCACCCGGGTCTGACTGCCCAGGACCTGCTTTTCCGGGGAGGTCACCCGTTCCGCAGACAGCCCCGAGTTGTGCTGGATGTTACTGAACAG CTCAGCCGGTTCCTGTGGGACCATGGGGACATAGCCTTTGCACCCCTGGGGAAGCTGATGCTGGAGAATTTCAAACTGGAGGGAGCACGA AGCCGCTCTAAGAAGAAGACAGTGGTCAGTGTGAAGAGGCTACTCCAGGACCTCGGTGGACACCAGCCCTGGGGGCAAGTGGCTA AACTCCAACTCCACTACCTAAGAAGAAAAGGGACTTTAAGTTCATGGACTACAGGCATGGTTGCATCCAG GTGTCCCTGGGCTTGCCTCAGCCACCGGCAGCGGCGGTTCTCCATCCTCGGGGGCCCGATCCTGGGCAAGTCAGTGGCGAACCTCCTGGGGGAGCTGCTGTACGAGGAGCTGGTGATGCGGTGGCAGCAGCTGCTCCTGGACGATGCTTTCACTGGGGGCGCGTTGGCCTGGGTGCCTGGAAGGACGCCCCGGGTGGGGCAGCTGGTCTACCCTGCGGGAGGCACCCTGGACAAGCTGT ATTTCCAAGAGGTCAGTCTGACCCCAGCTGGTGACCCCTGGGTCCTCGGGGACCCTGGCCACATCCGGCTCCGAGGACCTGTCCGGCAAGTGGTGACCCGCACTGTGCAGGGAGAAT ctctgctagCCGTCCGCTCTGACTACCACTGTGCCCTGTGGAAGGTCAGTAAGCAGGGGCGGCCGGCCCCTCTCCAGGTGCTGCAGGTCGAGAAGGGGGCCACAGGGATCAGCCTCAG CCCTCACCTGCCCAGGGAGCTGGCCGTCTGCAGCCGTTCGGGAGCCATCTGTCTGTGGACCCCCCAGGATGG GCTGCGGCGAGTCTACAAGGACCCTGAGACCCTTGTGTTCCgggacccctctccctggcgcTGGGCAGACTTCACTGCCCACCCTCGGGTGCTGACTGTGGGTGACCGCACTGGAGTGAAAATTATCGACACTCAG GGCCCGCCGGGCTGCGGTCTGCTGCTTTTTCGTGGAGGGGCGGAGGCATCATGCCAGAAAGGGGAACGTGTCCTGCTGACCCAGTACCTGGGAGAGGGCAGCCCCGAGTCTCTGCATTCCACGCTCCATCTCATCTGTACCCAG TTCTCGCTCTACCTGGTGGATGAGCGCCTCCCCTTGGTGCCGATGCTGAAATGGAACCACGGCCTTCCGTCTGCTCCCCTTCTGGCCCGGCTGCTGCCTCCACCCTGCCCCGGTTGCCCGCGGCCGCTGCTCCTGGGAGGCCAGGGCGGGCAGCTGCAACTGCTGCACATCACAG GAGAGGAGGCCTCCACACCCCGGCTGGCAGGGCCCCCCCAGTCTCTCCCTTCCAGGAGCGATTCCCTCTCTGCATTCCCCCTGCTGGAGCCCAAGAGTCAGTGGCGGCTGCAAGAGCGTCTGAAAGCGCCAACCATAG GTCTGGCTGCCGCCATCCAGCCCTGTGCCTCCAAGCCAGTTCTGTCGCTCTTCCAACTCTCGGCGGCTGGAGATGTCTTCCACCAGTGCCTCCACCTCCAGGCAGACCCTGGGCCCCCCGGTGACCCTGGCCCCGACTCCTGTGCCCCCACAGCTTCCTGGACCCCCCAGGCCACTGCCTGCTGCAGCCGGTGGCTTAAGGCCTTGCTGGAGGTGCCCCCCGCTCCCCCTGTGTGGGCTGCACCCACCTTTTCCCACCGCCATCTGCTGGCCTGTGTGGAGCAGAGAAAGGTTGAGGGGAAAGTTCCAGAGGGTCTCCGGGCAGCCATGGCCCAAGGGCGGCTCCTGCAGCAGAGGGACCTGGTCTCGCTCCCCACGGCAgagccgccccccgcccccgagcCAGGCCCTGAGGACGAGCTCAGTGAGCGCCTGGAGGCAGCCTGGGAAGGCCGGGCGgctgcctggtgggagaggcaGCAGGGCAGGAGCTCGGGGCCCGGGAAACAGCCCAAGCGGCACAAGCGCCGTACACAGCTGTCCAGCACCTTCTCCTCGCTCAGCGGCCGCCTGGAGCTCTCGGACGCCACCAGCCCTCCTCACAGCCCAGACTCTGAGGCCAGGCCTCGGCCTCCGGTGACCCCGCCCTCCCAGGAGCTGACCCAGGAGCACTGGGCCCAGGGTGTCCCCTCCGAGCGGCAGCAGACCCTCCGGGACTATATGGCCAAGCTGCCACTCCGAGAGGACGCCCCAGGAGGTGCCTCTGTGCCCCCCTCCCAGACCTCCAGCCTCCGGGCCACCCCCTCCAGGCAGCGGACCCTCCGGGACTGCGCTGCCAAGCTGCCACTCCAAAGGGACACCCCGGAAGGTGCCTCTGTGCCCTCTTCCCAGACCTCCAGCCTCCGGGCCACTCCCTCCAGGCAGCAGACGCCCATCCTCTCTGGCTCTCAGCCGCACCGAAAGAAACCCCGCATGGGCTTCTGA
- the TAF1C gene encoding TATA box-binding protein-associated factor RNA polymerase I subunit C isoform X5, with translation MGRRTWPKACSGSRRPLGPFPCCLLVPLSRFLWDHGDIAFAPLGKLMLENFKLEGARSRSKKKTVVSVKRLLQDLGGHQPWGQVAKLQLHYLRRKGTLSSWTTGMVASRCPWACLSHRQRRFSILGGPILGKSVANLLGELLYEELVMRWQQLLLDDAFTGGALAWVPGRTPRVGQLVYPAGGTLDKLYFQEVSLTPAGDPWVLGDPGHIRLRGPVRQVVTRTVQGESLLAVRSDYHCALWKVSKQGRPAPLQVLQVEKGATGISLSPHLPRELAVCSRSGAICLWTPQDGLRRVYKDPETLVFRDPSPWRWADFTAHPRVLTVGDRTGVKIIDTQGPPGCGLLLFRGGAEASCQKGERVLLTQYLGEGSPESLHSTLHLICTQFSLYLVDERLPLVPMLKWNHGLPSAPLLARLLPPPCPGCPRPLLLGGQGGQLQLLHITGEEASTPRLAGPPQSLPSRSDSLSAFPLLEPKSQWRLQERLKAPTIGLAAAIQPCASKPVLSLFQLSAAGDVFHQCLHLQADPGPPGDPGPDSCAPTASWTPQATACCSRWLKALLEVPPAPPVWAAPTFSHRHLLACVEQRKVEGKVPEGLRAAMAQGRLLQQRDLVSLPTAEPPPAPEPGPEDELSERLEAAWEGRAAAWWERQQGRSSGPGKQPKRHKRRTQLSSTFSSLSGRLELSDATSPPHSPDSEARPRPPVTPPSQELTQEHWAQGVPSERQQTLRDYMAKLPLREDAPGGASVPPSQTSSLRATPSRQRTLRDCAAKLPLQRDTPEGASVPSSQTSSLRATPSRQQTPILSGSQPHRKKPRMGF, from the exons ATGGGGCGCCGCACATGGCCAAAGGCCTGCTCTGGGAGCCGGAGacccctgggccccttcccttgCTGCCTCCTGGTCCCG CTCAGCCGGTTCCTGTGGGACCATGGGGACATAGCCTTTGCACCCCTGGGGAAGCTGATGCTGGAGAATTTCAAACTGGAGGGAGCACGA AGCCGCTCTAAGAAGAAGACAGTGGTCAGTGTGAAGAGGCTACTCCAGGACCTCGGTGGACACCAGCCCTGGGGGCAAGTGGCTA AACTCCAACTCCACTACCTAAGAAGAAAAGGGACTTTAAGTTCATGGACTACAGGCATGGTTGCATCCAG GTGTCCCTGGGCTTGCCTCAGCCACCGGCAGCGGCGGTTCTCCATCCTCGGGGGCCCGATCCTGGGCAAGTCAGTGGCGAACCTCCTGGGGGAGCTGCTGTACGAGGAGCTGGTGATGCGGTGGCAGCAGCTGCTCCTGGACGATGCTTTCACTGGGGGCGCGTTGGCCTGGGTGCCTGGAAGGACGCCCCGGGTGGGGCAGCTGGTCTACCCTGCGGGAGGCACCCTGGACAAGCTGT ATTTCCAAGAGGTCAGTCTGACCCCAGCTGGTGACCCCTGGGTCCTCGGGGACCCTGGCCACATCCGGCTCCGAGGACCTGTCCGGCAAGTGGTGACCCGCACTGTGCAGGGAGAAT ctctgctagCCGTCCGCTCTGACTACCACTGTGCCCTGTGGAAGGTCAGTAAGCAGGGGCGGCCGGCCCCTCTCCAGGTGCTGCAGGTCGAGAAGGGGGCCACAGGGATCAGCCTCAG CCCTCACCTGCCCAGGGAGCTGGCCGTCTGCAGCCGTTCGGGAGCCATCTGTCTGTGGACCCCCCAGGATGG GCTGCGGCGAGTCTACAAGGACCCTGAGACCCTTGTGTTCCgggacccctctccctggcgcTGGGCAGACTTCACTGCCCACCCTCGGGTGCTGACTGTGGGTGACCGCACTGGAGTGAAAATTATCGACACTCAG GGCCCGCCGGGCTGCGGTCTGCTGCTTTTTCGTGGAGGGGCGGAGGCATCATGCCAGAAAGGGGAACGTGTCCTGCTGACCCAGTACCTGGGAGAGGGCAGCCCCGAGTCTCTGCATTCCACGCTCCATCTCATCTGTACCCAG TTCTCGCTCTACCTGGTGGATGAGCGCCTCCCCTTGGTGCCGATGCTGAAATGGAACCACGGCCTTCCGTCTGCTCCCCTTCTGGCCCGGCTGCTGCCTCCACCCTGCCCCGGTTGCCCGCGGCCGCTGCTCCTGGGAGGCCAGGGCGGGCAGCTGCAACTGCTGCACATCACAG GAGAGGAGGCCTCCACACCCCGGCTGGCAGGGCCCCCCCAGTCTCTCCCTTCCAGGAGCGATTCCCTCTCTGCATTCCCCCTGCTGGAGCCCAAGAGTCAGTGGCGGCTGCAAGAGCGTCTGAAAGCGCCAACCATAG GTCTGGCTGCCGCCATCCAGCCCTGTGCCTCCAAGCCAGTTCTGTCGCTCTTCCAACTCTCGGCGGCTGGAGATGTCTTCCACCAGTGCCTCCACCTCCAGGCAGACCCTGGGCCCCCCGGTGACCCTGGCCCCGACTCCTGTGCCCCCACAGCTTCCTGGACCCCCCAGGCCACTGCCTGCTGCAGCCGGTGGCTTAAGGCCTTGCTGGAGGTGCCCCCCGCTCCCCCTGTGTGGGCTGCACCCACCTTTTCCCACCGCCATCTGCTGGCCTGTGTGGAGCAGAGAAAGGTTGAGGGGAAAGTTCCAGAGGGTCTCCGGGCAGCCATGGCCCAAGGGCGGCTCCTGCAGCAGAGGGACCTGGTCTCGCTCCCCACGGCAgagccgccccccgcccccgagcCAGGCCCTGAGGACGAGCTCAGTGAGCGCCTGGAGGCAGCCTGGGAAGGCCGGGCGgctgcctggtgggagaggcaGCAGGGCAGGAGCTCGGGGCCCGGGAAACAGCCCAAGCGGCACAAGCGCCGTACACAGCTGTCCAGCACCTTCTCCTCGCTCAGCGGCCGCCTGGAGCTCTCGGACGCCACCAGCCCTCCTCACAGCCCAGACTCTGAGGCCAGGCCTCGGCCTCCGGTGACCCCGCCCTCCCAGGAGCTGACCCAGGAGCACTGGGCCCAGGGTGTCCCCTCCGAGCGGCAGCAGACCCTCCGGGACTATATGGCCAAGCTGCCACTCCGAGAGGACGCCCCAGGAGGTGCCTCTGTGCCCCCCTCCCAGACCTCCAGCCTCCGGGCCACCCCCTCCAGGCAGCGGACCCTCCGGGACTGCGCTGCCAAGCTGCCACTCCAAAGGGACACCCCGGAAGGTGCCTCTGTGCCCTCTTCCCAGACCTCCAGCCTCCGGGCCACTCCCTCCAGGCAGCAGACGCCCATCCTCTCTGGCTCTCAGCCGCACCGAAAGAAACCCCGCATGGGCTTCTGA